One part of the Gammaproteobacteria bacterium genome encodes these proteins:
- a CDS encoding YciK family oxidoreductase, producing the protein MIETIDYSPAPQLMHDRTVLITGAGDGIGRAVSLALAHQGATVVLLGRTGDKLAKVSDEIVSSGAPQPAILEADLEKLTWDEYLALAEALKNEFGRLDGLLHNASILGDRAPIEHYDPMTWHRVMHVNVGAAFLLTRATLDLLKQSPDPAILFTSSGVGRSGRAFWGAYAVSKFATEGFMQVLADEMTGMRINCINPGPTRTSMRAAAFPGEDPKNPAEPETLVNAYLYLLGPDSAGISGRSFDAQGAGAAKPQQR; encoded by the coding sequence ATGATTGAGACAATTGACTATTCACCTGCACCGCAACTGATGCACGATCGAACCGTGCTGATTACCGGCGCCGGCGACGGCATTGGCCGCGCGGTGTCTCTGGCACTGGCGCATCAGGGCGCAACGGTTGTCCTGTTGGGTCGCACCGGCGACAAACTTGCAAAAGTCAGCGACGAAATTGTAAGCAGCGGAGCACCGCAGCCGGCAATACTCGAAGCGGATCTGGAGAAACTGACCTGGGACGAATACCTGGCACTGGCCGAAGCGTTGAAAAACGAATTCGGCCGGCTTGACGGGCTACTGCACAACGCAAGCATTCTGGGCGATCGGGCGCCCATCGAACACTACGACCCGATGACCTGGCATCGCGTGATGCACGTAAACGTTGGCGCTGCATTCCTGCTGACGCGCGCAACGCTCGATTTGCTCAAACAATCACCTGATCCGGCGATTTTGTTTACCTCAAGTGGCGTCGGACGCAGCGGTCGCGCCTTCTGGGGCGCCTACGCAGTTTCCAAGTTCGCAACCGAAGGCTTTATGCAGGTGCTGGCCGACGAGATGACGGGCATGCGCATCAACTGCATCAATCCTGGCCCGACTCGAACGTCCATGCGCGCCGCCGCCTTCCCTGGTGAAGACCCAAAGAACCCGGCCGAACCGGAAACACTGGTGAATGCCTACCTGTACCTGCTGGGTCCTGACAGTGCCGGCATCAGCGGCCGGTCATTCGACGCTCAGGGCGCCGGTGCCGCCAAACCGCAACAGCGGTAA
- a CDS encoding rRNA pseudouridine synthase gives MQKALAATGVASRRKIESWISAGRITVNGEVAVLGSKVTRADRIAIDGKPVELAAAARPRVLAYHKPVGQICSRDDPEGRTTVFSRLPRPASGRWINVGRLDINSSGLLLFTTDGALANALMRPASEVAREYRVRVLGEVSEQKLRQLRRGVQLDDGKARFTAVTRQESAGGANTWFLCRLAEGRNREVRRLWEAVGCKVNRLIRTRYGSVTLQRNLAAGEHRELDGRELTRLYRCCGLAAPAP, from the coding sequence CTGCAAAAAGCCCTTGCCGCTACCGGTGTGGCGTCACGACGCAAGATAGAAAGCTGGATCAGCGCGGGCAGGATTACCGTCAATGGCGAGGTGGCCGTGCTGGGCAGCAAGGTCACGCGCGCCGACCGTATTGCCATCGATGGCAAGCCGGTAGAACTTGCTGCTGCAGCCCGTCCCCGTGTCCTGGCATATCACAAACCCGTCGGACAAATCTGCTCACGTGATGATCCTGAAGGACGGACAACCGTCTTTTCCCGTCTGCCACGGCCTGCATCAGGGCGCTGGATCAATGTCGGGCGCCTGGATATCAACAGCTCCGGGCTCTTGTTGTTTACTACGGATGGCGCGCTGGCCAATGCCCTGATGCGACCGGCCAGTGAGGTCGCGCGCGAGTACCGGGTGCGGGTACTTGGCGAGGTAAGCGAGCAGAAACTGCGGCAACTGCGCCGCGGTGTTCAGCTCGATGATGGCAAGGCGCGATTCACCGCCGTAACGCGACAGGAAAGTGCCGGCGGTGCCAACACCTGGTTCCTCTGCCGCCTGGCGGAAGGTCGCAATCGCGAAGTGCGCCGGCTGTGGGAGGCAGTTGGCTGCAAGGTCAACCGGCTCATTCGCACGCGTTACGGCAGTGTCACATTGCAGCGCAATCTGGCGGCCGGCGAACACCGTGAGCTTGATGGCCGGGAGCTGACGCGTCTTTACCGCTGTTGCGGTTTGGCGGCACCGGCGCCCTGA
- a CDS encoding segregation/condensation protein A encodes MSTETENQPAGSETAQANRPVQAEMPFAVVEGEPVTQLPVDLYIPPQALEVFLEAFEGPLDLLLYLIKRQNLDVLDIPIAEITRQYTRYIDMMQELQLELAGEYLVMAAMLAEIKSRMLLPRPIEADDDEDDPRAELVRRLQEYERFKNAAQDIDSLPRLERDVVVAEGHVVERKVVQKLPDVALKEVLLAFRDVMQRAEMYAHHHVQREALSVRQRMTEILTSLQDVEFREFTALFDPREGRIGVVVTFIAILELIRESILEIVQAESFGPIHVKATGRSTQSAFEQPEQPEDETSETNEQ; translated from the coding sequence CGGCAGCGAGACTGCACAAGCCAATCGCCCGGTGCAGGCCGAAATGCCGTTTGCCGTGGTCGAGGGGGAGCCTGTTACCCAGCTGCCGGTTGATCTTTATATACCGCCGCAGGCGCTGGAAGTGTTCCTGGAGGCCTTTGAGGGCCCACTCGACCTGCTGCTCTACCTGATCAAGCGGCAGAATCTCGACGTCCTCGATATTCCGATTGCGGAGATAACCCGGCAATACACCCGTTACATCGACATGATGCAGGAACTGCAGCTGGAGCTGGCGGGTGAGTACCTGGTCATGGCGGCCATGCTCGCCGAGATCAAATCGCGCATGCTGTTGCCGCGGCCGATCGAAGCAGACGACGACGAAGACGATCCGCGTGCCGAGCTGGTACGACGACTGCAGGAATACGAACGATTCAAGAATGCGGCACAGGATATTGATTCGCTGCCGCGGCTCGAGCGCGACGTTGTGGTTGCCGAAGGACACGTGGTCGAGCGCAAAGTAGTACAGAAACTGCCGGATGTTGCACTGAAAGAAGTGCTGCTTGCGTTCCGCGACGTTATGCAGCGTGCCGAAATGTATGCACATCACCACGTGCAGCGCGAAGCGCTGTCGGTACGTCAGCGGATGACGGAGATTCTCACCAGCCTCCAGGATGTCGAGTTCCGTGAGTTTACGGCGCTGTTTGATCCGCGCGAAGGACGTATCGGGGTGGTCGTTACTTTTATTGCGATCCTCGAGCTTATCCGCGAATCGATACTCGAAATCGTGCAGGCTGAGTCCTTTGGCCCGATTCATGTAAAGGCGACCGGACGCAGTACGCAGTCGGCATTCGAACAACCAGAACAACCAGAAGACGAAACCAGCGAAACAAATGAACAATGA
- the scpB gene encoding SMC-Scp complex subunit ScpB — MNNDLLKNIIESALLASGRPLSLGELRDLFAFRKRPERAEIRKAIKALQADYEDRGIELIEVATGFRIQVRPKMTEWLTKLWEERPPRYSRALLETLALIAYRQPITRGDIEDVRGVAVSTNIMRTLLERSWIKVVGHREVPGRPALYATTPQFLEYFSLKKLEDLPPLQDIADIDSVVPQLELEMAEEVGTSLRVVAGSDHDAQEIAADESTDDDPADEIAQAEHEDGSEERHATAVDESTDDDAADEVAQAEYEDGSKDLRATAADESTDDDAADEVAHTQYEDGSEDLDATAAEQDPEEAITEQEAEDTAAVTARTVD, encoded by the coding sequence ATGAACAATGATCTGCTGAAAAATATAATCGAGTCAGCGCTGCTGGCCTCCGGGCGCCCGCTGTCGCTGGGCGAGTTACGAGACCTGTTTGCTTTCAGGAAGCGGCCGGAGCGAGCCGAGATCCGCAAAGCGATAAAGGCGCTGCAGGCGGACTACGAAGATCGCGGCATCGAGCTGATCGAAGTCGCTACCGGTTTTCGCATCCAGGTGCGGCCAAAAATGACCGAGTGGCTGACGAAGTTGTGGGAAGAGCGCCCCCCGCGCTATTCGCGCGCGTTGTTGGAGACACTGGCGCTTATTGCCTATCGTCAGCCGATAACACGCGGCGATATCGAGGACGTGCGTGGTGTGGCGGTCAGTACCAACATCATGAGGACGCTGCTGGAACGTAGCTGGATAAAGGTTGTAGGTCACCGCGAGGTGCCGGGGCGACCGGCACTCTATGCAACCACCCCGCAGTTCCTGGAATACTTCAGCCTGAAGAAACTGGAAGACCTCCCGCCGCTGCAGGATATTGCTGACATCGATTCGGTTGTTCCGCAGCTGGAGCTGGAGATGGCGGAAGAGGTCGGGACCTCTCTGCGGGTAGTGGCGGGCAGCGATCATGACGCCCAGGAAATCGCAGCCGACGAGTCAACGGATGATGATCCGGCTGACGAAATCGCGCAGGCAGAACACGAAGACGGCAGCGAAGAGCGCCACGCTACCGCAGTCGACGAGTCAACAGATGACGATGCGGCTGACGAAGTCGCGCAGGCAGAATACGAGGACGGCAGCAAAGACCTCCGCGCTACCGCAGCCGACGAGTCAACAGATGACGATGCGGCTGACGAAGTCGCGCATACACAATATGAAGATGGCAGCGAAGACCTCGACGCCACCGCGGCAGAGCAGGATCCCGAAGAGGCCATTACAGAACAGGAAGCCGAGGATACCGCCGCTGTGACGGCGCGTACGGTTGACTGA
- a CDS encoding squalene/phytoene synthase family protein codes for MPAEPATPAATYISAAIPPGSIDYYVALMTPARLRELTRTGIALAKVIRNVAMQPGEPQIRQLKLHWFAQEVEMVIAGTPRHPLTAELLRLCPHERWPESMRELVQAMMTEAAQPPATALQELLPAAHRAATQQALLAAVMPTSGKTSIDAAGSLGTGIALARFVRDHGAGPPDVRDLPRLAHEHFSAADLSLRHEAMPVYLQGALYRRQLRRLEAAGYNADKAALSPLALLWHSWREARKLLRP; via the coding sequence ATGCCGGCTGAGCCGGCTACGCCTGCCGCCACTTACATCAGCGCTGCGATCCCGCCCGGATCTATCGACTACTACGTAGCGTTAATGACGCCGGCCCGGCTGCGTGAGCTGACCAGGACCGGCATCGCTCTGGCGAAAGTGATACGCAACGTCGCAATGCAGCCGGGCGAACCACAAATTCGACAGCTGAAGCTGCACTGGTTCGCACAAGAGGTCGAAATGGTGATCGCCGGTACCCCGCGTCATCCACTGACGGCGGAACTGCTTCGACTGTGTCCGCATGAACGCTGGCCTGAGTCGATGCGGGAACTGGTCCAAGCCATGATGACCGAAGCCGCCCAGCCGCCGGCCACTGCCCTGCAGGAATTGCTCCCCGCTGCCCACCGGGCGGCAACCCAGCAGGCGCTGCTCGCGGCAGTGATGCCCACATCAGGCAAAACGAGTATCGATGCGGCGGGCAGTCTCGGTACCGGCATTGCGCTGGCCCGCTTCGTTCGTGATCACGGTGCCGGGCCTCCGGATGTGCGTGACCTCCCGCGGCTGGCGCATGAGCATTTTTCCGCAGCCGATCTGTCGCTCCGACACGAAGCGATGCCTGTCTACCTGCAGGGCGCGTTATACCGACGACAGCTGCGACGACTTGAGGCCGCCGGATACAACGCGGATAAAGCGGCCCTGTCACCGCTGGCGCTGTTGTGGCACAGCTGGCGCGAAGCCCGTAAGCTGCTGCGACCATGA